A single Pseudomonas putida DNA region contains:
- a CDS encoding aliphatic sulfonate ABC transporter substrate-binding protein — MPFSSLRRLLVGGLLATVASSLLPWSSAFAEDAKTLRIGYQKFNSINILKGSGELEKALAPQGVKVSWHEFAAGPQLLEALSTGAIDLGHAADAPSVFAQAAGKPVVYLAAEQPYPRGIGLVVREQDHLTSVQDLKGKRVATGRGWNAQYLLAVALEQAGLSYQDITPAYVNNAADAVAALQSGSVQAVTLWDPFLAAAESQPGLKNLRDGSGLSNNRTFYLSTAAFADQHRDLLKTFFGELGKVSQWANAKPAEVAALLAPQLGINANVLEVASERRNYNAVAITPQIVAEQQKLADTFQGLGLIPHKVQVADAIYPASVLP, encoded by the coding sequence ATGCCCTTCTCTTCCCTGCGCCGCCTGCTGGTAGGTGGCCTCCTGGCGACTGTCGCCAGCAGCCTGCTACCCTGGTCCAGTGCCTTTGCCGAAGACGCCAAGACCCTGCGCATCGGCTATCAGAAGTTCAACAGCATCAACATCCTCAAAGGCAGCGGCGAGCTGGAAAAAGCCCTGGCTCCTCAAGGCGTGAAAGTCAGCTGGCACGAATTTGCCGCCGGCCCGCAACTGCTCGAAGCGCTGAGTACCGGCGCCATCGACCTGGGCCACGCTGCCGACGCACCATCGGTTTTCGCCCAGGCCGCCGGCAAGCCGGTGGTGTACCTGGCCGCCGAACAACCCTACCCACGCGGCATCGGCCTGGTGGTGCGCGAACAAGACCACCTGACTTCAGTGCAAGACCTCAAAGGCAAGCGCGTGGCCACCGGCCGCGGCTGGAACGCCCAATACCTGCTGGCGGTGGCCCTGGAGCAAGCCGGCCTGAGCTATCAGGACATCACCCCGGCCTATGTCAACAACGCCGCCGATGCCGTCGCCGCCCTGCAATCAGGCAGCGTGCAGGCCGTGACCCTGTGGGACCCGTTCCTCGCTGCGGCCGAAAGCCAGCCGGGCCTGAAGAACCTGCGCGATGGCAGCGGCCTGTCCAACAACCGCACCTTCTACCTGTCCACTGCCGCCTTCGCCGACCAGCACCGCGACCTGCTCAAGACCTTCTTCGGTGAACTGGGCAAGGTCAGCCAGTGGGCCAACGCCAAGCCCGCGGAAGTCGCCGCGCTGCTGGCACCGCAACTGGGCATCAACGCCAACGTGCTGGAAGTGGCCAGCGAGCGGCGCAACTACAACGCCGTGGCCATCACCCCGCAGATTGTCGCCGAGCAGCAGAAACTGGCAGATACCTTCCAGGGCCTGGGCCTGATCCCGCACAAGGTGCAGGTGGCCGATGCGATCTACCCGGCTTCTGTATTGCCGTGA
- a CDS encoding LLM class flavin-dependent oxidoreductase: protein MPRHIRFNAFSMNAASHQSPGLWRHPRNTSVAFNRLDYWTDLARLLERGLFDALFIADVLGIYDVYQGGPQAALRGGVQVPVNDPLLLVPAMAGVTEHLGFGVTFSLTYEHPYPFARRMSTLDHLSNGRVGWNIVTGYLDSAARNLGLARQLGHDQRYDLAEEYLEVLYKLWEQSWEDDAVQLERETGRYIEPSKVHAIRHAGEHFQVPGMHLCQPSPQRTPVLFQAGASARGQQFAARHAECVFISGPTPTVLRRYADGIRQASEVAGRGRDEVLIYAQALLIVAPTTQAAQARFAEYRRYVDLDAALALLSGWTGIDFAGLDPDAPIEYVENDAGRAALAAFTAADPNRRWTVREAAEFVGLGGRGPVLVGSPSEVADQLEHWLDQTGIDGFNLTYAVQPDDLANVVELLVPELQRRGRYPLAYTDGTLRHKLFGQGDRLPEAHAGRQVRIQ, encoded by the coding sequence ATGCCCCGCCACATCCGTTTCAACGCATTCAGCATGAACGCCGCCAGCCACCAGTCCCCGGGGCTGTGGCGCCACCCGCGCAACACCAGCGTGGCGTTCAACCGCCTGGACTACTGGACCGACCTCGCCCGCCTGCTGGAACGCGGGCTGTTCGATGCGCTGTTCATCGCCGACGTGCTGGGTATCTACGACGTCTACCAGGGTGGCCCGCAAGCCGCCCTGCGCGGCGGCGTGCAGGTACCGGTAAACGACCCCCTGCTGCTGGTGCCGGCGATGGCCGGGGTCACCGAGCACCTGGGGTTCGGCGTGACCTTTTCGCTGACCTACGAACACCCTTATCCATTCGCCCGGCGCATGTCCACGCTCGACCACCTGAGCAATGGCCGGGTCGGCTGGAACATCGTCACCGGCTACCTCGACAGCGCCGCGCGCAACCTGGGCCTGGCCCGCCAGCTGGGCCATGACCAGCGCTACGACCTGGCCGAGGAATACCTGGAAGTGCTGTACAAGCTCTGGGAACAGAGTTGGGAAGATGATGCCGTGCAGCTGGAGCGCGAAACCGGCCGTTACATCGAGCCGTCGAAAGTACACGCCATCCGCCATGCCGGCGAACACTTCCAGGTGCCTGGCATGCACCTGTGCCAGCCTTCGCCCCAGCGCACCCCGGTACTGTTCCAGGCCGGCGCCTCGGCGCGTGGCCAGCAGTTCGCCGCCCGGCATGCCGAATGCGTGTTCATCAGTGGCCCGACGCCCACGGTGCTACGCCGCTACGCCGACGGCATCCGCCAGGCCAGCGAGGTGGCCGGGCGAGGCCGTGACGAGGTGCTGATCTATGCCCAGGCGCTACTGATCGTCGCGCCGACCACGCAAGCGGCCCAGGCGCGCTTTGCCGAATACCGCCGCTACGTCGACCTGGACGCCGCCCTCGCCCTGCTTTCGGGCTGGACCGGCATCGACTTCGCCGGCCTCGACCCGGATGCACCCATCGAGTATGTCGAGAACGATGCTGGCCGTGCCGCCCTGGCCGCGTTCACCGCCGCCGACCCAAACCGCCGCTGGACCGTGCGCGAAGCCGCCGAGTTCGTCGGCCTGGGCGGGCGTGGCCCGGTGCTGGTCGGCTCGCCCAGTGAGGTTGCCGACCAGCTTGAACACTGGCTCGACCAGACCGGCATCGATGGTTTCAACCTCACCTACGCCGTGCAACCAGACGACCTGGCCAACGTCGTGGAGCTGCTGGTACCGGAACTGCAGCGCCGCGGCCGCTACCCACTGGCCTACACCGACGGCACCTTGCGGCACAAGCTGTTCGGCCAGGGCGACCGGCTGCCCGAGGCCCATGCAGGGCGCCAGGTTCGCATTCAGTAA
- a CDS encoding bifunctional allantoicase/(S)-ureidoglycine aminohydrolase, whose translation MSNHSYFAPHGGHPAQTELLTDRAMFTEAYAVIPKGVMRDIVTSHLPFWDKMRMWVIARPLTGFAETFSQYIVEVAPEGGSERPELDPNAEAVVFIVEGELDITVEGKHHTLTPGGYAFLAPGAEWSLRNNSKANVTFHWLRKHYQKVEGLAVPESFVTHRDNATVIEMPGTEGRWVTTRFVDMADMRHDMHVNIVTFQPGGVIPFAETHVMEHGLYVLEGKAVYRLNQDWVEVEAGDFMWLRAFCPQACYAGGPGKFSYLLYKDVNRHVHLTLNPQR comes from the coding sequence ATGTCGAACCACTCCTACTTCGCCCCCCACGGTGGGCACCCAGCTCAGACCGAGCTGCTGACTGACCGTGCCATGTTCACCGAAGCCTATGCCGTCATCCCTAAAGGCGTTATGCGTGACATCGTCACCAGCCACCTGCCGTTCTGGGACAAGATGCGTATGTGGGTCATCGCCCGCCCGCTGACCGGTTTCGCCGAAACCTTCTCGCAGTACATCGTCGAAGTGGCCCCGGAAGGCGGCAGCGAGCGCCCTGAGCTGGACCCGAACGCCGAAGCCGTGGTGTTCATCGTCGAAGGCGAACTGGACATCACCGTCGAAGGCAAGCACCACACCCTGACCCCAGGCGGCTATGCCTTCCTGGCCCCGGGTGCCGAGTGGAGCCTGCGCAACAACAGCAAGGCCAACGTCACCTTCCACTGGCTGCGCAAGCACTACCAGAAAGTCGAAGGCCTGGCCGTACCTGAGTCGTTCGTCACCCACCGCGACAACGCCACCGTCATCGAGATGCCAGGCACCGAAGGCCGCTGGGTCACCACCCGCTTCGTCGACATGGCCGACATGCGTCACGACATGCACGTCAACATCGTCACCTTCCAGCCGGGCGGCGTGATTCCGTTCGCTGAAACCCACGTCATGGAACACGGCCTGTATGTGCTGGAAGGCAAGGCGGTGTACCGCCTGAACCAGGACTGGGTCGAAGTGGAAGCCGGCGACTTCATGTGGCTGCGCGCCTTCTGCCCGCAGGCCTGCTACGCCGGTGGCCCAGGCAAGTTCAGCTACCTGCTGTACAAGGACGTCAACCGTCACGTTCACCTGACCCTCAACCCACAGCGTTGA
- a CDS encoding START domain-containing protein: protein MNRCLILAVMLVCTASLAADDWKIAYDREGIRVYLAAAAGSPYQQFRGVSTMKASVRTLTDLQENLRVACKWLYACEQMRLLDVDGDSTWVYLTTNLPWPTLPRDVILKVRTERLDDGTLVRHLSAEPGRLPEEPGLIRVQHLSGEWIMKPLGERETEVTYQLQADPAGDVPGWLANRFVVDAPVVTLRTLRAVAERQP, encoded by the coding sequence ATGAACCGCTGCCTGATACTTGCCGTAATGCTTGTCTGCACCGCCAGCCTGGCTGCCGACGACTGGAAGATCGCCTACGATCGCGAAGGTATCCGTGTCTACCTGGCCGCGGCAGCTGGTTCGCCCTACCAGCAGTTCCGTGGCGTCAGCACCATGAAAGCCAGCGTGCGTACCCTCACCGACCTGCAGGAGAACCTGCGGGTCGCGTGCAAATGGCTGTACGCCTGCGAGCAGATGCGCTTGCTGGACGTGGATGGCGACAGCACCTGGGTTTACCTGACCACCAACCTGCCGTGGCCGACCCTGCCGCGCGACGTCATTCTCAAGGTCCGCACCGAGCGCCTGGATGACGGCACCCTGGTGCGGCACCTGAGCGCCGAGCCGGGCCGCTTGCCCGAAGAACCAGGGTTGATCCGTGTGCAGCACCTGTCGGGCGAATGGATCATGAAGCCGCTCGGCGAGCGGGAAACCGAGGTGACCTACCAGTTGCAGGCAGACCCTGCCGGGGACGTGCCGGGCTGGCTGGCCAACCGCTTCGTCGTCGACGCCCCGGTGGTGACGCTGCGTACATTGCGTGCGGTAGCCGAGCGCCAGCCCTGA
- the sodC gene encoding superoxide dismutase family protein, whose translation MKAVVFTALLASAGLAQAAQTVELKLAGADGPGKSIGTISIEQNKYGTVLTPDLKDLPPGVHGFHLHQKGSCAAAEENGKPVPAGAAGGHWDPDSTNAHKGPYDDSGHRGDLPALYVGADGKATYPVLAPRLKATDFKGHALMVHAGGDNHSDHPEKLGGGGARVACGVVQ comes from the coding sequence ATGAAAGCAGTAGTCTTCACCGCTTTGCTGGCCTCGGCCGGTCTCGCCCAGGCCGCGCAGACGGTGGAACTGAAGCTGGCCGGGGCGGATGGCCCGGGCAAGTCGATCGGTACCATCAGCATCGAACAGAACAAATACGGCACCGTGCTTACCCCAGACCTCAAGGACCTGCCGCCGGGCGTGCATGGTTTCCACCTTCACCAGAAGGGTTCTTGTGCAGCGGCAGAGGAAAACGGCAAGCCGGTACCGGCGGGCGCGGCGGGTGGGCACTGGGACCCGGATTCCACCAACGCACACAAAGGCCCCTACGACGACAGCGGCCACCGCGGCGATTTGCCGGCACTGTATGTCGGTGCCGATGGCAAGGCCACTTACCCGGTATTGGCTCCCCGCCTGAAGGCTACGGACTTCAAAGGCCATGCACTGATGGTGCATGCCGGTGGCGACAATCACAGCGACCACCCCGAGAAGCTCGGTGGTGGCGGCGCCCGTGTGGCCTGCGGAGTGGTTCAGTAA
- a CDS encoding LysR substrate-binding domain-containing protein, producing the protein MSLKALRTLVTIARHGTFARAADLLSLTPSAVSLHIKTLEDELKVALFDRSRRQVALTEAGQLAVARAEHILAAYDELADAMASGPSLRGRLRLGAIHTVLARRLPKALVWIKAHHPELHISVNSGMSAELARRVEDGELDAAITTEPVSPYPQSLGFTPLFEDRFWAIASPDLAGQSLPQLLASQPFLRFDKRAWAGRQIEQELRRQHLQVSEQMELDSQEALARMAVMGLGVAVIPMADDDLQRLPAATCLPFGEPQLVRRVVLLEHEKSQRRHLTAVLKTAMEA; encoded by the coding sequence GTGTCCCTCAAAGCCCTGCGCACCCTGGTGACCATCGCCCGTCACGGCACGTTCGCCCGTGCCGCCGACCTACTCAGCCTTACCCCTTCAGCCGTGAGCCTGCACATCAAGACCCTTGAAGACGAACTGAAGGTCGCGCTGTTCGACCGCAGCCGCCGTCAGGTGGCGCTGACCGAGGCCGGGCAACTGGCAGTGGCGCGGGCCGAGCACATCCTGGCCGCCTACGACGAACTGGCCGATGCCATGGCCAGCGGCCCGAGCCTGCGTGGCCGCTTGCGCCTGGGGGCGATTCACACCGTGCTGGCCCGACGCCTGCCCAAGGCCCTGGTATGGATCAAGGCGCATCACCCGGAACTGCACATCAGCGTCAACTCTGGGATGTCTGCCGAGCTTGCACGGCGCGTCGAAGATGGCGAGCTGGATGCGGCGATCACCACGGAACCGGTCAGCCCCTACCCACAGAGCCTGGGCTTCACGCCCCTGTTCGAAGACCGCTTCTGGGCCATCGCCAGCCCCGACCTGGCAGGCCAGAGCCTGCCGCAGCTGCTGGCCAGCCAGCCATTCCTGCGCTTCGACAAGCGTGCCTGGGCCGGGCGGCAGATCGAGCAGGAACTACGCCGCCAGCATCTGCAGGTCAGCGAACAGATGGAGCTGGACAGCCAGGAGGCGCTGGCACGCATGGCGGTGATGGGCTTGGGGGTGGCGGTCATTCCCATGGCCGATGACGACCTGCAGCGCCTGCCAGCGGCGACCTGCCTGCCATTTGGCGAGCCGCAACTGGTGCGGCGGGTGGTGTTGCTGGAACATGAAAAGAGCCAGCGGCGGCACCTGACTGCTGTCTTGAAGACCGCCATGGAGGCCTGA
- a CDS encoding AEC family transporter → MLHLLLTTLVPIILLIALGTFLRIRGFLAESFWPGAERLSYYVLLPSLFLHGLATANLDGVPVLGMVGVLMLSTLLGAVLLVLYQGAVNHEGADFTSVFQGGVRFNNYIGATLAAGIYGSAGIALAAVANAAIVPLVNLLCVLVFARFSARHSSPATVLRAIFANPLIVGCAGGLLLRVTGLGLPAGLEPTVKALGQAALPLGLLCVGAALGGARLGQQVRPLLAASAFKFLVMPLTTWGLCRLLGLGGQAAVVAVLFQALPTASSSYVMARQMGGNAPLMATIIALQTVLAAVTLPLVLMLALK, encoded by the coding sequence ATGCTCCACCTGTTGCTGACCACCCTGGTACCCATCATCCTGCTGATCGCCCTGGGCACCTTCCTGCGCATCCGTGGTTTTCTCGCCGAGTCGTTCTGGCCTGGTGCCGAACGCCTGAGTTACTACGTGCTGCTGCCCTCGTTGTTCCTGCATGGCCTGGCCACGGCCAACCTCGATGGCGTGCCGGTACTGGGCATGGTCGGCGTATTGATGCTTTCGACCTTGCTGGGTGCCGTACTGCTGGTGCTCTACCAGGGTGCGGTGAACCACGAGGGCGCCGACTTCACCTCGGTGTTCCAGGGCGGCGTGCGCTTCAACAACTACATCGGCGCCACCCTCGCCGCCGGCATCTACGGCAGCGCCGGGATTGCCCTGGCAGCCGTGGCCAACGCCGCCATCGTGCCCTTGGTCAATCTGCTTTGCGTGCTGGTGTTCGCCCGCTTCAGTGCTCGCCACAGCTCGCCGGCGACCGTGTTGCGGGCCATCTTTGCCAACCCGCTGATTGTCGGCTGCGCCGGTGGCCTGTTGCTGCGGGTCACTGGCCTGGGGCTGCCGGCGGGCCTGGAGCCAACGGTCAAAGCGTTGGGCCAGGCCGCCCTGCCCCTGGGCCTGCTGTGCGTGGGTGCCGCCCTCGGCGGCGCCAGGCTCGGCCAGCAAGTGCGGCCACTGCTGGCGGCATCGGCCTTCAAGTTCCTGGTCATGCCACTGACCACCTGGGGCCTGTGTCGCCTGCTTGGGCTGGGAGGCCAGGCGGCGGTAGTGGCAGTGCTGTTCCAGGCCCTGCCGACCGCTTCGTCGTCTTACGTGATGGCGCGGCAGATGGGCGGCAACGCGCCGCTGATGGCCACCATCATCGCCCTGCAGACCGTGTTGGCCGCCGTGACCTTGCCTTTGGTGCTAATGCTTGCGCTGAAGTGA
- a CDS encoding cell wall hydrolase, whose protein sequence is MRLSWMVIALTSTLLAGPLHAADSAKAAVAEDKAEKLEKKVVEDAPPPKKTETITSGEVQAVDPAGQAPMDDSITCLARTIYWEAKGADAQDMTAVASVVLNRLGHDGFPDTICGVVKQGVETKACQFSWWCDGRSDQVEEAQRYDVAKEIARKALNQQLKDPTGGALYFHDRNVHPDWAKAYRKTAETRHFLFYKPNQALAR, encoded by the coding sequence ATGCGCCTCTCGTGGATGGTGATCGCCTTGACCTCGACCCTGCTTGCAGGCCCGTTGCATGCCGCCGACAGCGCAAAGGCCGCAGTGGCCGAAGACAAGGCAGAAAAGCTGGAGAAAAAGGTGGTGGAAGATGCCCCACCGCCGAAAAAAACCGAAACCATCACCTCAGGCGAGGTGCAGGCGGTGGACCCGGCAGGCCAGGCGCCGATGGACGACAGCATCACCTGCCTGGCTCGTACCATCTATTGGGAAGCCAAGGGCGCCGATGCCCAGGACATGACCGCGGTGGCCAGCGTGGTGCTCAACCGGCTAGGCCACGATGGCTTCCCCGACACCATTTGCGGCGTGGTCAAGCAGGGTGTGGAGACCAAGGCCTGCCAGTTCTCCTGGTGGTGTGACGGGCGCTCCGACCAGGTCGAGGAAGCGCAGCGCTACGACGTGGCCAAGGAAATCGCGCGCAAGGCATTGAACCAGCAGCTCAAGGACCCGACCGGGGGCGCGCTGTATTTCCATGACCGCAACGTGCACCCGGACTGGGCCAAGGCGTATCGCAAGACGGCCGAAACCCGGCACTTTCTGTTCTACAAGCCGAACCAGGCACTGGCGCGTTGA
- a CDS encoding CAP domain-containing protein, which yields MRVVSTVAALSLGLVMSTGALAVTGEEAQLIDSINTYRSQAQRCGDEVSVELPPLNSDTRLALSPEGTRDLQQAMSRAAYPMVNVQAISLSGPRDANAAMNAIKESFCQVVLDPQFVDIGVSQEGRDWRIVLARPLLSGRLGDWQAEGQKLLQAINSARKAPHQCGGQPFPAAPALSWSTALAGVAANHTRAMANQNFFDHIDKDGRTPGDRAELAGYLYRQIGENIAAGRDTAQKVVDGWLDSPGHCATLMNADFREMGAAYAVDPKSDAGIYWTGLFGTPQ from the coding sequence ATGCGCGTCGTGTCAACCGTTGCCGCCTTGTCGCTGGGCCTGGTCATGTCAACCGGAGCCCTGGCCGTCACCGGCGAAGAGGCGCAGCTGATCGATTCGATCAATACCTACCGCAGCCAGGCCCAGCGCTGCGGCGACGAGGTGTCGGTGGAACTGCCGCCGCTCAACAGCGATACGCGCCTGGCACTGTCGCCGGAAGGTACACGCGACCTGCAGCAGGCCATGAGCCGTGCGGCCTACCCGATGGTCAACGTCCAGGCCATCAGTTTGTCTGGCCCGCGTGATGCTAACGCGGCCATGAATGCCATCAAAGAAAGCTTCTGCCAGGTGGTGCTCGACCCGCAGTTCGTCGATATCGGCGTCAGCCAGGAAGGCCGCGACTGGCGCATCGTGCTTGCCCGGCCCCTGCTCAGCGGGCGCCTGGGCGACTGGCAGGCCGAAGGGCAGAAGCTGCTGCAGGCCATCAACAGTGCGCGCAAGGCCCCCCACCAGTGCGGTGGCCAACCATTCCCCGCGGCGCCGGCGTTGAGCTGGAGCACCGCACTGGCGGGCGTGGCGGCGAATCATACGCGGGCGATGGCCAACCAGAACTTCTTCGACCATATCGACAAGGACGGGCGCACGCCGGGCGACCGGGCAGAGCTGGCTGGTTATCTGTATCGGCAGATTGGCGAAAACATCGCCGCCGGCCGTGACACGGCACAGAAGGTGGTGGATGGCTGGCTGGACAGCCCCGGGCACTGCGCCACCCTGATGAACGCAGATTTCCGCGAGATGGGCGCGGCCTATGCGGTGGACCCGAAGAGCGATGCGGGCATCTACTGGACCGGCCTGTTCGGCACGCCACAATGA
- a CDS encoding GlxA family transcriptional regulator yields MTPDIRLLILPLPDFALLPFGAFLDKLRFSADDEDYSQQRYCSWTLASLSGEPVPSSSGAVMQVQAITEQLQWGDYDYLVLFGSRNAEATAALAPHYKRMLKRAAKAGVKLVAIDNAAFLLAACGLLDGHKVVVHWRHEAEFRASFPHLQVLHEQLYCIDGARITCAGGTAAIDLAVELLARTCGRARALKGLADMLVDESRDSRHALRSLETVAGQGRQVQRALALMRHHLGAQWSIEQLAAELGISRRQLDRQFQASHGMSAKAWWLEMRLQQARWRLLNSSHSLAQIADEVGLGDASYLGKCVRRRFGCTALALRKSTSHTL; encoded by the coding sequence ATGACCCCTGATATCCGCCTGCTGATCCTGCCGTTGCCGGATTTCGCCTTGCTGCCGTTCGGCGCGTTTCTCGACAAGCTGCGCTTCAGCGCCGACGACGAGGACTACAGCCAGCAGCGCTACTGCAGCTGGACCCTGGCCAGCCTCAGCGGCGAGCCGGTACCGTCGAGCAGTGGCGCGGTGATGCAGGTGCAGGCCATTACCGAACAGCTGCAATGGGGTGACTACGACTACCTGGTGCTGTTCGGCAGCCGCAATGCCGAAGCCACCGCTGCATTGGCGCCCCATTACAAGCGCATGCTCAAGCGTGCGGCCAAGGCGGGGGTGAAACTGGTCGCCATCGACAACGCCGCCTTCCTGCTGGCCGCCTGCGGGCTGCTGGACGGCCACAAGGTCGTGGTGCACTGGCGCCATGAGGCAGAGTTCCGGGCATCCTTCCCGCACCTGCAAGTGCTGCACGAGCAGTTGTACTGCATTGATGGCGCACGCATCACCTGCGCCGGCGGCACGGCAGCCATTGACCTGGCGGTGGAACTGCTGGCGCGCACCTGCGGGCGCGCCAGGGCGCTCAAGGGCCTGGCCGACATGCTGGTGGACGAATCGCGTGACAGTCGCCATGCCCTGCGTTCGCTGGAAACTGTTGCGGGGCAGGGGCGCCAGGTGCAGCGTGCGCTGGCGCTGATGCGCCATCACCTGGGGGCACAGTGGTCGATCGAACAGCTGGCTGCGGAGCTGGGCATCAGCCGGCGTCAGCTGGATCGTCAGTTTCAGGCCAGCCACGGCATGAGCGCCAAGGCCTGGTGGCTGGAAATGCGCCTGCAGCAGGCGCGCTGGCGATTGCTCAACTCCAGCCACAGCCTGGCGCAGATCGCCGATGAGGTTGGGTTGGGGGATGCCAGTTACCTGGGCAAGTGTGTACGCCGGCGGTTTGGCTGCACGGCGCTGGCGTTGCGCAAAAGTACTTCGCACACTCTGTAG
- a CDS encoding LysE family translocator gives MALDTWFIYLLASIGLSLTPGPNSLLALTHGALYGARRTLFTIVGGVFGFSALIALAMFGLTALLQTSASVLTVLKWVGGAYLVWLGIQLWRSPALHLEVTERAARLSNLGMFRQGLLSAFANPKVLLFYGAFLPQFIDPQRGLLLQFVIMAATFASVECVVEYVLARLAFRIRPWLAKGGKGFNRCCGSLFALIGVALPLGR, from the coding sequence ATGGCTCTGGATACCTGGTTCATCTACCTGCTGGCGAGCATCGGCCTGTCGTTGACCCCGGGCCCAAACAGCCTGCTCGCGCTGACCCACGGCGCACTGTATGGCGCGCGCCGCACGCTGTTCACCATCGTCGGCGGGGTGTTCGGCTTCAGTGCCCTGATTGCCCTGGCGATGTTTGGGCTGACGGCGCTGCTGCAAACGTCAGCCTCGGTGCTGACCGTGCTGAAGTGGGTGGGCGGAGCATACCTGGTGTGGCTGGGCATTCAGCTCTGGCGCAGCCCTGCCCTGCATCTGGAAGTGACCGAGCGCGCTGCCCGCCTGAGCAACCTGGGGATGTTCCGCCAGGGCCTGCTGTCTGCCTTCGCCAACCCCAAGGTACTGCTGTTCTACGGTGCCTTCCTGCCGCAGTTCATCGATCCTCAGCGTGGGCTTTTGCTGCAGTTCGTGATCATGGCTGCGACCTTTGCCAGCGTGGAATGCGTGGTCGAATATGTGCTGGCGCGCCTGGCGTTTCGTATCCGGCCATGGCTGGCCAAGGGCGGCAAAGGATTCAATCGTTGCTGCGGCAGCCTGTTCGCTTTGATTGGCGTGGCCTTGCCCTTGGGCCGGTGA
- a CDS encoding MFS transporter, with translation MNSSLAAAQPAHAGLSRALVALLAFCCGAIVANIYYAQPIVGLIAPDLGLSTERASLIVSLTQLGYALGLLLLVPLADLVENRRLMIITAVLACVSLLLAGTSSSGQGQLFLGYALLIGFSSVAVQMLIPLAAHLAPEQQRGRVVGNIMGGLLLGILLARPLSSLVADHFGWRTVFIGAAGLMLAIILLLALTLPRRVPEHKASYAGLMLSLVALLRQYPVLRQRSLYQALMFAAFSLYWTAVPLALATEHGLSQSQIALFALVGAVGAIAAPMAGRLADAGHARAGSLLALVLAPVALLMGLTTPGYSVIGLGLTGVLLDFAVQMNMVIGQREVYALDPASRGRLNALYMTSIFLGGAAGSAVASAVFAQLGWQGVALVGAALPGMALVVFLLVSRRA, from the coding sequence ATGAATTCCTCCCTTGCCGCTGCCCAGCCAGCCCATGCCGGCCTCAGCCGTGCCCTGGTCGCGCTGCTGGCGTTCTGCTGTGGCGCGATTGTCGCCAATATCTATTATGCGCAGCCCATCGTCGGGCTGATCGCCCCGGACCTGGGCCTGTCCACCGAGCGTGCCAGCCTGATCGTGTCGCTGACCCAGCTAGGCTACGCGCTGGGCTTGCTGCTGTTGGTGCCGCTGGCCGACCTGGTGGAGAACCGCCGCTTGATGATCATCACCGCCGTGCTGGCCTGCGTCAGCCTGTTGCTGGCGGGGACCAGCAGCAGCGGCCAGGGGCAACTGTTCCTGGGCTATGCCTTGCTGATCGGTTTCAGCTCGGTGGCCGTGCAGATGCTCATTCCATTGGCCGCGCACCTTGCGCCCGAGCAACAGCGCGGGCGGGTGGTCGGCAACATCATGGGTGGCCTGTTGCTGGGCATTCTGCTTGCGCGGCCGTTGTCGAGCCTGGTCGCCGACCACTTTGGCTGGCGCACGGTGTTCATCGGCGCGGCCGGGTTGATGCTGGCAATCATCCTGTTGCTGGCGTTGACGCTGCCGCGCCGGGTGCCTGAGCACAAGGCGAGTTATGCCGGGCTGATGCTGTCGTTGGTTGCGCTGCTGCGCCAGTACCCGGTGCTGCGTCAGCGCTCGCTGTACCAGGCATTGATGTTCGCGGCTTTCAGCCTTTACTGGACCGCGGTGCCGCTGGCCTTGGCCACCGAGCATGGCTTGTCGCAAAGCCAGATCGCCTTGTTTGCCCTAGTCGGCGCGGTGGGTGCCATCGCCGCGCCCATGGCGGGCCGCCTGGCCGACGCCGGTCATGCCCGTGCCGGTTCGTTGCTGGCGCTGGTGTTGGCGCCGGTGGCACTGCTGATGGGGTTGACCACGCCCGGCTACAGCGTGATCGGCCTGGGGCTGACCGGCGTGCTGCTGGACTTTGCGGTGCAGATGAATATGGTCATCGGCCAGCGAGAAGTGTATGCACTGGACCCGGCCAGCCGCGGGCGGCTGAATGCGCTGTACATGACCAGCATCTTCCTGGGCGGGGCAGCGGGGTCGGCGGTGGCCAGTGCGGTATTTGCCCAGCTGGGCTGGCAGGGGGTGGCGCTAGTGGGGGCAGCATTGCCGGGCATGGCGCTGGTGGTCTTCCTGTTGGTGTCGCGGCGCGCCTGA